In Bacteroidota bacterium, a single window of DNA contains:
- the hprK gene encoding HPr(Ser) kinase/phosphatase yields MKLESAKEIRKHSITVGFLYETNKTRLKLEPLTNVGFDNTIREKSIHRPGLALAGYVALFTYDRVQVFGNTEIRYLNSMPLEERIKAFNTLFKFAIPCIIVTSDNKIDPELVQLAADHNVPMFRTSLETTKAVYFLSDFLDDQFSPQTTIHGSFVDVYGLGLLFIGRSGIGKSEIALDLIERGHRLVSDDVVNVTRKGEGILIGAGTDLVKHFMEIRGLGLIDVQSIFGIRAIRFQKRVEVVVELMEWKAAEDFTRTGLDLSTISILDVEVPHIKLPIFPGKNVTVIAEVIALDYLLKHYGYDAAKEFSKRLETVIAQKNRKNAKRAIDYFEHDFE; encoded by the coding sequence ATGAAACTTGAATCCGCCAAGGAAATCCGGAAACATAGCATCACGGTCGGTTTTCTCTACGAAACGAACAAGACCCGCCTGAAGCTTGAACCGTTGACGAACGTCGGTTTTGACAACACTATTCGCGAGAAGAGCATTCACAGACCCGGATTGGCGCTGGCAGGGTATGTCGCTCTTTTTACGTACGACCGCGTGCAGGTCTTCGGGAACACGGAAATCCGGTATCTCAACTCCATGCCGTTGGAGGAGAGGATCAAGGCCTTTAATACGCTCTTTAAATTTGCCATCCCGTGCATTATCGTCACAAGCGACAATAAGATCGACCCGGAGCTCGTTCAACTGGCCGCCGACCACAATGTGCCGATGTTCCGTACGTCGCTCGAGACCACGAAAGCGGTCTACTTCCTCAGCGATTTTCTTGACGACCAGTTCTCCCCGCAAACGACAATCCATGGTTCGTTCGTCGACGTCTATGGACTCGGCCTCCTGTTTATCGGACGGTCCGGCATCGGCAAGAGCGAAATTGCGCTCGACTTGATCGAACGGGGCCACAGGCTTGTCTCTGATGACGTCGTCAACGTGACCCGTAAAGGAGAGGGGATCCTGATCGGCGCGGGGACCGACCTGGTCAAGCATTTTATGGAGATCAGGGGACTCGGGCTCATCGACGTGCAGAGCATCTTCGGGATCAGGGCTATACGTTTTCAAAAGAGAGTTGAGGTCGTCGTCGAGTTGATGGAATGGAAGGCGGCGGAGGATTTCACGAGGACCGGCCTGGATCTCTCCACCATCTCGATCCTTGATGTCGAAGTTCCTCATATTAAGCTCCCTATTTTCCCCGGCAAGAACGTTACCGTTATCGCGGAAGTCATTGCCCTCGATTATCTGCTGAAGCATTACGGTTATGACGCCGCGAAAGAGTTTTCGAAGCGCTTGGAAACGGTGATCGCCCAAAAGAACAGGAAAAACGCGAAACGTGCGATCGATTATTTTGAGCACGATTTCGAGTAA
- a CDS encoding cob(I)yrinic acid a,c-diamide adenosyltransferase has translation MKIYTKTGDKGETGLFGGDRVSKDSLRIEAYGAVDELNSLLGVVRSFRPGRKVDEILERIQNELFVLGADLATKKRNKRSLIPHITGSQVLLLERTIDAIQRSLPPLKAFVLPGGTPGASYLHYARTVCRRAERSAVRLMRLESINKDILVYLNRLSDLLFVLSRRQNLDAKKQEIQWKNPSPRR, from the coding sequence ATGAAGATCTATACAAAAACTGGAGACAAGGGAGAGACGGGACTCTTCGGAGGCGACCGGGTTTCAAAGGATAGCCTGCGTATTGAAGCCTACGGCGCTGTTGACGAACTCAATTCTCTTCTCGGAGTAGTCCGGTCGTTCAGACCGGGCAGGAAGGTCGATGAGATTCTTGAAAGAATTCAAAACGAACTCTTCGTTCTCGGCGCCGATTTGGCGACAAAGAAAAGAAACAAGCGATCGCTGATCCCCCACATTACCGGCTCACAAGTTCTCCTCCTGGAACGAACGATCGATGCCATTCAGCGTTCGCTTCCGCCGCTGAAGGCCTTCGTTCTTCCCGGAGGGACGCCCGGAGCTTCCTATCTCCATTATGCGCGCACCGTCTGCAGACGCGCCGAACGCTCTGCCGTTCGGTTGATGCGATTGGAAAGCATTAACAAAGACATCCTCGTCTATCTCAACCGCCTTTCAGACCTGTTGTTCGTCCTTTCCCGCCGTCAAAACCTCGATGCGAAGAAGCAAGAGATTCAATGGAAAAATCCTTCACCACGCCGTTAA
- the metG gene encoding methionine--tRNA ligase, with amino-acid sequence MRRNFKRILVTAALPYANGPIHLGHLAGAYIPADIFVRYQRLQHRDVLFICGSDEHGVPITITADKEGVSPQAIVDRFHAMNVSSFASLGVSFDNYSRTSLPIHHETSKEFFLDFYSKKILKEKQEQQLYCEVNKMFLADRYVEGTCPVCGYESARGDQCENCGTWLNVVELINPKCKLCGTTPVVRSTTHFYLPLGDFQPRLEEYVHSHTEWKENVLQYCESWFREKLQDRAVTRDLNWGVPLPLEGFEHKVLYVWFDAVLGYISSTKEWAQRQGSPEKWKEYWQDEGTQYIAFIGKDNVVFHCIVFPAMLMAKGGYALPDNVPANEFLNLEGGKFSKSRNNAIYVKDVLTVFEPDLLRYTVTTILPETRDSDFYWKDFQAKSNNELADIYGNFVNRTLAFAEKNFGGAVPVRGTLNGRDQEIIEVLARTPETAGALYEKFKFREGTAEVMNLARAANKYFNDSEPWKTIKTKPEVCATTVNICLQIVRSLAVLFSPTVPFSSEKIWTMIGMRSPLRDEHWSNAGELNLAPGHKLKKPEIIFKKIEDEAIEAELQKMKPPAGEPEAVPAKRTPPFKPVISFEDFQKVDLRVAKIIACEPVPKSKKLLKLSVDLGSERRQIVAGIAQQRKPEELIGKTIIVVANLAPAQLMGVESQGMLLATHGDGDAFALLSVSNEVEPGSGIK; translated from the coding sequence ATGCGCAGAAATTTTAAGAGAATATTAGTGACGGCGGCCCTCCCGTACGCCAACGGACCGATCCACCTGGGCCATCTCGCGGGAGCGTACATTCCCGCGGATATTTTTGTCCGATACCAGCGTCTGCAGCATCGCGACGTGCTTTTCATTTGCGGCTCGGACGAACACGGCGTGCCGATCACGATCACGGCGGACAAAGAAGGCGTTTCTCCCCAGGCCATCGTCGACCGGTTCCATGCGATGAACGTATCGTCGTTCGCCAGTCTCGGCGTCAGCTTCGACAACTATTCGCGGACATCGCTGCCGATCCATCACGAGACCTCGAAGGAATTCTTTCTCGATTTCTATTCAAAGAAAATTCTGAAGGAAAAGCAGGAACAGCAGTTGTACTGCGAAGTGAACAAGATGTTCCTTGCCGACCGGTACGTCGAAGGAACCTGCCCGGTTTGCGGCTACGAATCGGCGCGTGGCGATCAATGCGAAAACTGCGGAACGTGGCTCAACGTTGTCGAGCTGATCAACCCGAAATGCAAGCTGTGCGGAACGACGCCGGTGGTCCGAAGCACGACGCATTTTTATCTCCCCCTCGGCGATTTTCAGCCGCGCCTTGAAGAGTACGTCCATTCGCATACAGAATGGAAAGAAAACGTCCTCCAGTACTGCGAAAGCTGGTTCAGGGAGAAACTGCAGGACAGGGCGGTCACGCGGGACCTTAATTGGGGCGTACCGCTGCCGCTCGAGGGGTTTGAGCACAAGGTGCTCTATGTCTGGTTCGACGCGGTCCTCGGCTACATCTCGTCGACAAAAGAGTGGGCGCAGAGGCAAGGTTCGCCGGAAAAATGGAAGGAATACTGGCAGGATGAGGGGACGCAGTACATCGCTTTTATCGGGAAAGACAACGTGGTCTTTCATTGCATCGTTTTCCCGGCCATGTTGATGGCGAAAGGGGGCTATGCGCTGCCGGACAATGTTCCCGCCAACGAATTTCTGAATCTTGAAGGGGGAAAGTTCTCGAAAAGCCGCAACAATGCGATTTATGTGAAAGATGTCCTGACAGTGTTCGAGCCCGACCTGCTCCGCTACACCGTGACGACGATTCTCCCGGAAACGCGCGATTCGGACTTTTACTGGAAGGATTTTCAGGCAAAGAGCAACAACGAGCTGGCCGACATTTACGGGAATTTCGTGAATCGAACGCTGGCTTTTGCCGAAAAGAATTTCGGCGGGGCCGTCCCGGTCCGGGGAACGCTCAATGGGAGAGACCAAGAAATTATCGAGGTTCTTGCGCGCACTCCGGAAACTGCCGGTGCGCTGTACGAGAAGTTCAAGTTCCGTGAGGGAACCGCGGAGGTGATGAACCTGGCGCGCGCCGCCAATAAATATTTTAACGACAGCGAACCGTGGAAGACCATAAAGACAAAACCGGAAGTGTGCGCTACAACGGTCAATATCTGCCTGCAAATTGTCCGAAGCCTTGCCGTGCTCTTCTCTCCGACCGTGCCGTTCTCGTCCGAAAAGATTTGGACCATGATCGGCATGCGCTCTCCTCTTCGCGACGAACACTGGTCCAACGCCGGAGAACTGAACCTCGCCCCCGGGCACAAACTCAAGAAGCCCGAGATTATTTTTAAGAAAATCGAGGATGAAGCCATCGAAGCAGAACTGCAAAAAATGAAGCCCCCGGCCGGAGAGCCCGAGGCGGTCCCCGCAAAGAGAACGCCTCCGTTCAAGCCCGTGATCTCGTTCGAGGACTTTCAGAAAGTCGATTTGAGGGTCGCTAAGATCATTGCGTGCGAGCCAGTCCCGAAATCAAAGAAGCTGTTGAAGCTCTCGGTCGATCTAGGCTCAGAGCGGCGCCAGATCGTTGCCGGAATCGCGCAGCAGAGGAAGCCGGAGGAGCTGATCGGCAAGACCATCATTGTCGTCGCCAACCTTGCGCCGGCGCAGCTGATGGGGGTCGAGTCGCAAGGGATGCTTCTTGCCACGCACGGCGACGGGGATGCGTTTGCGTTGTTGTCGGTCTCGAACGAGGTTGAGCCGGGAAGCGGAATCAAGTAA
- a CDS encoding dipeptidase produces the protein MEKVLPYILSNKDRYIDELKEFLAIPSVSSQKEHDDDTRRCAQWVADHMKKIGMENVQILPTGGHPVVFSEWLHAAGKPTVLFYGHYDVQPVDPLNLWTSPPFEGTIRGERLYARGAADDKGQVFIHFKAVEAFMKQYGSMPVNIKMIIEGEEEVGSENLDRFIEEHTELLKADLVIISDSGMFAKGVPSICYSLRGLAYMEVEVTGPNRDLHSGSFGGSVHNPVQALCEMIASLHDKNGKITVKGFYDDVRPLTKVERNSFKKLPFRDKSYAKDLGVKALYGEKGFTTLERVWSRPTLECNGIWGGYIEEGAKTVLPAKAFAKISMRLVPDQTSAKAAKLFEKHLKKIAPKTVSVKVRNLHGGEAAITPIDSPGVKAAVDALEKGFGKKVLYQGEGGSIPVVAQFKKVLGIDTVLLGFGLPDENAHSPDEFINLDNFFGGIRTSAYFYDGLPGFWKNHPHKKK, from the coding sequence ATGGAAAAAGTTTTACCATATATCCTCTCCAACAAAGACCGGTATATTGACGAATTGAAAGAGTTCCTCGCGATTCCCAGCGTCAGTTCGCAGAAGGAACACGATGACGACACGAGGCGGTGCGCACAATGGGTCGCGGATCACATGAAAAAGATCGGAATGGAAAATGTCCAGATCCTTCCGACGGGAGGCCATCCGGTGGTCTTCAGCGAATGGCTACACGCAGCGGGGAAACCGACGGTCCTTTTCTACGGCCACTACGACGTTCAGCCGGTCGATCCACTGAATCTCTGGACCTCTCCTCCGTTTGAAGGAACGATCCGCGGCGAGAGGCTGTATGCCCGCGGCGCGGCGGACGATAAAGGACAGGTGTTCATCCACTTCAAAGCCGTGGAAGCGTTCATGAAGCAGTACGGATCGATGCCGGTCAACATCAAGATGATCATCGAAGGGGAAGAGGAAGTGGGGAGCGAGAACCTGGATCGCTTCATCGAAGAGCATACCGAACTTCTGAAAGCAGATCTGGTCATCATATCGGATTCGGGAATGTTCGCAAAAGGAGTGCCGTCCATCTGCTACAGCCTTCGCGGATTGGCATATATGGAGGTCGAAGTGACCGGTCCGAACCGCGATCTCCATTCAGGATCGTTCGGAGGTTCGGTGCACAACCCCGTTCAGGCATTGTGCGAAATGATCGCGTCGCTTCACGATAAGAACGGAAAGATCACCGTGAAAGGATTTTACGACGATGTCCGTCCGCTGACGAAGGTCGAACGTAACTCGTTCAAGAAGCTTCCCTTTAGGGACAAGAGCTACGCAAAAGATCTCGGAGTCAAAGCTCTCTACGGTGAAAAAGGGTTTACGACTCTCGAAAGGGTTTGGTCGCGTCCGACGCTCGAGTGCAACGGGATCTGGGGAGGATACATCGAAGAAGGGGCAAAGACCGTCCTCCCCGCAAAAGCGTTCGCGAAAATATCCATGCGTCTTGTTCCCGACCAGACTTCCGCGAAAGCGGCAAAGCTCTTTGAAAAACATCTTAAGAAAATTGCCCCCAAGACCGTTTCGGTCAAAGTACGCAACTTGCACGGCGGCGAGGCGGCCATCACCCCGATCGACAGCCCGGGAGTGAAGGCTGCTGTCGATGCGCTGGAAAAAGGGTTCGGCAAAAAAGTGTTGTATCAGGGAGAAGGGGGTTCGATCCCGGTCGTTGCGCAATTCAAAAAAGTCCTTGGCATCGATACGGTGCTTCTCGGTTTCGGCCTGCCGGACGAAAATGCGCATTCCCCGGATGAGTTCATCAACCTTGATAACTTCTTCGGCGGAATCCGCACTTCGGCCTACTTCTATGACGGGCTTCCAGGTTTCTGGAAGAACCATCCGCATAAGAAGAAGTAA
- the xerC gene encoding tyrosine recombinase XerC, translating to MQFNTTQMLDRDIALFLEYVDREKNFSPHTHASYAKDLSQFAGFLREKFPEALRRSEQIDQEIIRSFLGMMLDSGMAKKSVVRKISTLRSFFKFAIRRKLLTANPMSNVVTPKIEKRLPQFLDESAVEKMMALPDTADPLGARDAAILELFYSTGMRRAELVGLDTSDVDMVERTVKVVGKGNKERILPFGKKAHEALERYMALRKELTGGGGAGVSAVFLTAKGKPLYPSAVNALVKKYFKEVSEIRQQSPHVLRHSFATHLLDRGADIFAVKELLGHESLSTTQIYTHMTSERLKKVYRQAHPKAS from the coding sequence TTGCAGTTTAACACAACCCAGATGCTCGATCGCGATATAGCATTGTTCCTGGAATACGTTGACCGTGAGAAAAATTTCTCCCCCCATACTCACGCGTCGTACGCCAAAGACCTCTCGCAGTTCGCCGGATTCTTGCGAGAAAAATTCCCCGAAGCGCTTCGCCGTTCCGAACAGATCGACCAGGAGATCATCCGGTCATTCCTCGGCATGATGCTCGACAGCGGGATGGCGAAAAAGAGCGTCGTCCGAAAAATTTCCACCCTCCGCTCGTTCTTCAAATTTGCCATCCGGCGGAAGCTGCTTACTGCCAATCCCATGAGCAACGTCGTCACGCCGAAGATCGAAAAACGGCTCCCTCAGTTTCTCGACGAATCCGCCGTCGAAAAAATGATGGCGCTCCCCGACACCGCCGACCCTCTGGGGGCGCGGGATGCGGCGATCCTTGAACTTTTCTACAGCACGGGAATGCGCCGCGCCGAGCTTGTGGGGCTTGATACGAGCGATGTCGACATGGTCGAGCGGACGGTGAAGGTCGTCGGAAAAGGGAATAAAGAGAGAATCCTTCCGTTCGGCAAAAAGGCGCACGAAGCGCTTGAACGATATATGGCATTAAGGAAAGAATTGACCGGTGGAGGGGGCGCGGGCGTCAGCGCAGTTTTTCTTACCGCGAAGGGAAAACCGTTGTATCCGAGCGCGGTCAACGCTCTTGTGAAGAAATACTTCAAGGAAGTGTCCGAGATCCGGCAGCAAAGCCCGCATGTCCTTCGCCATTCGTTCGCCACGCACTTGTTGGACCGCGGCGCTGATATTTTCGCGGTCAAAGAATTGCTCGGCCACGAAAGCCTTTCTACAACGCAGATCTACACGCACATGACTTCGGAGCGTTTGAAAAAAGTCTACCGGCAGGCGCACCCGAAGGCCTCTTAA
- a CDS encoding M23 family metallopeptidase, with protein MKKSRKLFFYSEENVSFVEAKGFKAKFSVLVVVSVFAGLAALFGANHYLGDVLGIDVDRVNFLTTENKLLKDEVKNLSVRLADMSQTMDKLAEREDQLRLAVNLPHIDQDTRAIGTGGTKRETNIGIISKDASDLISSADQLLDKLDKEFVFEQQSYQDIYNKSKYNKELFAHIPAIKPMAGYFNYHDFGMRLHPILGIVRMHEGVDISNDIGTPVYATGDGVIESAGGTGGGYGIAVEVNHGFGYKSWYAHLLRPTVRVGQKVHRGDLIAYSGNSGLSTAPHLHYEVRLNGEKKNPVGYFIDDVDYKQIREQLALSKGE; from the coding sequence ATGAAGAAAAGCCGTAAACTGTTTTTTTACTCCGAAGAGAACGTTTCATTCGTTGAAGCAAAGGGTTTTAAGGCCAAGTTCTCGGTGTTGGTCGTTGTCTCGGTGTTCGCCGGGCTTGCCGCACTCTTCGGAGCGAACCATTATCTCGGCGATGTGCTGGGGATCGATGTGGACCGCGTGAATTTTCTCACCACAGAGAACAAGCTGCTGAAGGATGAGGTGAAGAACCTCTCCGTGCGGCTGGCCGATATGTCGCAGACGATGGATAAGCTTGCGGAACGGGAAGATCAACTCAGGCTGGCGGTCAACCTGCCGCATATCGACCAGGATACGAGGGCGATCGGAACCGGAGGCACAAAGAGGGAAACCAATATCGGCATCATCTCGAAAGATGCTTCCGACCTGATCAGTTCCGCGGACCAGCTGCTGGACAAACTGGATAAAGAATTCGTGTTCGAGCAGCAGAGCTATCAGGATATCTATAACAAGTCGAAATACAACAAGGAACTCTTTGCGCATATCCCGGCGATCAAACCGATGGCCGGATATTTTAATTATCACGATTTCGGGATGCGTCTCCATCCTATTCTTGGCATCGTCCGTATGCATGAAGGGGTGGACATTTCGAACGATATCGGAACGCCGGTGTATGCCACCGGCGACGGCGTTATCGAATCAGCCGGCGGAACCGGAGGGGGATACGGGATTGCAGTTGAAGTGAACCATGGTTTCGGCTATAAGAGCTGGTATGCCCACTTGCTCCGACCCACAGTCCGGGTAGGGCAGAAGGTGCATCGCGGCGACTTGATTGCCTATTCAGGAAACAGCGGCCTTTCAACGGCTCCTCATTTGCACTACGAAGTCCGCCTCAACGGCGAAAAAAAGAACCCGGTTGGGTATTTTATTGATGATGTGGACTACAAGCAGATCCGCGAACAGCTCGCGCTTAGCAAAGGGGAATGA
- a CDS encoding BamA/TamA family outer membrane protein gives MPSPWRRRASLLLVAAWCSAPSFALQNKGAQEQYEVNAIIFKTDGTTPKDVYRGLIQTVETPARFWTFLYNNVYKNIGSRPEYYDPVLFQGDIIRLRQYLRDNGYAHAVVDTALRFDEEAKRVDLEISIRENRRSIIDTLGVMGIDSVTPEVRQEIFDGLLVKQGSPFIKGNVEQERLRVLRIFLNNGYTYAGIDSVTAVRYYSTDNYSVKFWYRPGRRYVFGTAEINLSQQEVDSAIVIRELDFAPGEVYSEAKKMESEQNLNRLGLFESAKIESQLPLDTLTPPAIPIRILLRSRELQEVTPEFLVDDENNTLNTGLGLGYNHRNFYGEARNLSVRMRFRLEAIQDLNISGAFKEGLNEPTLLTKSDLEMQMAQPYFFSNRVGASWTVSTEFEKQTYYTLNTLMNRIGFSNKFSSNTVGFVDWNLERVGVDISDTTKVNPADFTGTREKQFNSILTLTLQQDNTNDVFSPSSGSFQSVSAEEAGLIPKLFGSFGSNLPYAEYYKFSVLMRRYFSNGGVNPVVWAFRIHAGVAELYDPANSTPVPPTRKFYAGGSGSVRGWKSRDLAAFDNPDQGGDVILEGNIETRINLFPESGKFLFLNLDNISAATFIDYGNLWNGLAEIKGSSIAIAAGTGLRYATFVGPLRFDLGFRVYDPRNAPSQQWIFKQKFFTGSFSILQIGIGQAF, from the coding sequence TTGCCCAGCCCTTGGCGCCGTCGCGCTTCCCTGCTGCTTGTTGCGGCGTGGTGTTCTGCGCCGTCGTTTGCACTGCAGAATAAGGGGGCCCAGGAACAGTACGAAGTCAATGCAATTATTTTTAAGACCGACGGGACGACGCCGAAAGACGTGTACCGCGGCCTGATCCAAACCGTCGAAACGCCGGCGCGCTTCTGGACTTTTCTCTACAACAACGTCTACAAAAACATCGGATCAAGGCCGGAATACTACGACCCGGTGCTGTTTCAGGGGGACATCATTCGGCTGCGCCAGTATCTGCGCGATAACGGATACGCTCATGCCGTCGTCGATACGGCGCTCCGGTTCGATGAGGAGGCAAAACGGGTCGACCTTGAAATTTCGATCCGCGAAAACAGGAGATCCATCATCGACACCCTTGGAGTCATGGGGATCGACAGCGTGACGCCCGAGGTCAGGCAGGAAATTTTCGACGGGCTTCTCGTCAAACAAGGCTCCCCGTTCATCAAAGGGAACGTCGAGCAGGAACGGCTTCGTGTCCTCCGGATCTTCTTGAACAACGGCTACACGTACGCCGGCATCGACAGCGTGACGGCAGTGCGGTACTATTCGACGGACAATTACTCTGTCAAATTCTGGTACCGGCCCGGCAGGCGCTATGTGTTCGGCACGGCCGAGATCAATTTGAGCCAGCAGGAAGTGGACTCCGCGATCGTGATCCGCGAGCTTGATTTTGCTCCGGGAGAGGTCTACAGCGAAGCAAAAAAAATGGAGAGCGAGCAAAACCTCAACCGCCTTGGACTTTTTGAAAGCGCAAAGATCGAGTCCCAGCTTCCGCTGGACACGCTTACTCCTCCGGCGATCCCCATCCGCATTTTACTCAGGTCCCGGGAACTGCAGGAGGTCACGCCGGAATTTTTGGTCGATGATGAGAACAACACGCTCAACACCGGTTTGGGCCTCGGATACAATCATCGGAACTTCTATGGCGAAGCGAGGAATCTTTCGGTGCGCATGCGGTTCCGCCTGGAGGCGATCCAGGATTTGAATATTTCCGGTGCGTTCAAAGAGGGACTCAACGAGCCCACACTTCTGACAAAGTCCGACCTTGAGATGCAGATGGCGCAGCCGTATTTTTTCAGCAACAGGGTCGGGGCCAGTTGGACGGTCTCGACCGAATTCGAAAAGCAGACGTATTACACGCTGAACACGCTGATGAACAGGATCGGCTTCAGCAACAAGTTCTCCTCGAACACGGTCGGTTTCGTCGACTGGAACCTGGAGCGTGTCGGGGTCGACATCAGCGACACGACCAAGGTGAACCCGGCAGACTTTACCGGTACGCGCGAGAAGCAGTTCAACTCGATCCTCACGCTGACTCTGCAGCAGGACAACACGAACGACGTTTTTTCCCCTTCGAGCGGGTCGTTCCAGTCGGTCTCTGCGGAAGAAGCCGGCCTCATTCCCAAGCTGTTCGGCAGCTTCGGCTCCAACCTTCCTTACGCCGAATACTATAAGTTCTCCGTTCTCATGCGCCGGTACTTTTCCAACGGCGGCGTCAATCCGGTGGTATGGGCTTTTCGCATCCACGCCGGTGTCGCGGAGCTCTACGATCCCGCGAACAGCACTCCGGTTCCGCCGACGAGAAAGTTTTATGCGGGGGGGAGCGGGAGCGTCCGCGGATGGAAGTCGCGCGATCTTGCGGCCTTCGACAACCCGGACCAGGGGGGCGATGTGATCCTTGAAGGGAATATCGAGACGCGCATCAACCTGTTCCCGGAATCGGGGAAGTTCTTATTCCTGAATCTTGATAACATTTCCGCGGCAACGTTCATCGATTACGGGAACCTGTGGAACGGGCTCGCGGAGATCAAAGGCAGCAGCATCGCTATTGCTGCAGGCACCGGACTTCGCTATGCAACGTTCGTCGGTCCGTTGAGGTTCGACCTCGGATTTCGCGTCTACGACCCGCGGAACGCGCCTTCCCAGCAGTGGATCTTCAAGCAGAAGTTCTTCACGGGATCGTTCAGCATTCTCCAAATCGGCATAGGACAGGCTTTTTAA
- the raiA gene encoding ribosome-associated translation inhibitor RaiA — protein MVIKFTARHFKPQESLREYAYDTVQKLERYYDGIVKSEVILGFERTRNSVKTAEIHLTVYGTLLKAVHKSDDYQKSIETAVAKLERQLVKYKSKLHEKEKSKVRKIYEKD, from the coding sequence ATGGTCATAAAATTTACCGCGCGGCATTTTAAGCCGCAGGAAAGCCTTCGCGAATACGCCTATGATACCGTGCAAAAGCTCGAGCGGTACTATGACGGCATCGTAAAATCAGAAGTGATCCTCGGGTTCGAACGGACAAGGAACAGCGTCAAAACGGCCGAAATTCATCTGACCGTGTACGGCACACTGCTGAAGGCGGTCCACAAGTCCGATGATTATCAAAAGTCGATCGAGACGGCCGTAGCAAAGCTCGAGCGCCAGCTCGTGAAATATAAAAGCAAGCTCCACGAGAAAGAAAAAAGCAAGGTCAGGAAAATCTACGAGAAAGATTAA
- a CDS encoding DUF2795 domain-containing protein yields the protein MIWTMELASYLEDAPWPATKEELIDYAVRTGTPIEVLENLQELEDSDEPYESMEEIWPDYPTDEDFFYEDEGEY from the coding sequence ATGATTTGGACGATGGAATTGGCGTCGTACCTGGAGGATGCGCCATGGCCAGCGACGAAGGAAGAGTTAATTGACTATGCGGTTCGGACAGGGACGCCTATTGAAGTGCTGGAGAATTTGCAGGAACTAGAAGACAGCGATGAACCGTACGAAAGCATGGAAGAGATCTGGCCTGACTATCCGACTGACGAGGATTTTTTCTATGAAGATGAAGGTGAATATTAA